Proteins from a genomic interval of Amycolatopsis sp. cg13:
- a CDS encoding class I SAM-dependent methyltransferase, with protein sequence MTTSPSPSPPGPGVLDAALDRAFGHPSGLLGRLGGKLMAVSNATTEHRVVDLARLEPDETVLVVGPGPGIGLDAASKLAGEVIGVEPSPEMRDLCTDRCGDRAEVRAGSAAQTGCADEIADVVLTVNNVQLWDDRTASFAELFRVLRPGGRLLLSAHEKWLPVTRHELAGEAAAAGFTDLQTWTWDPPGFAPLAAQLRAVKPS encoded by the coding sequence ATGACCACTTCACCCTCCCCCTCGCCGCCCGGCCCCGGCGTCCTCGACGCCGCGCTCGACCGGGCTTTCGGCCACCCCAGCGGCCTGCTGGGCAGGCTCGGCGGCAAGCTGATGGCGGTCAGCAACGCCACGACCGAGCACCGCGTCGTCGACCTCGCCCGCCTCGAACCGGACGAAACCGTTCTCGTCGTCGGCCCCGGCCCGGGGATCGGCCTCGACGCGGCGAGCAAGCTCGCCGGCGAGGTGATCGGCGTCGAACCCTCCCCCGAGATGCGCGATCTCTGCACGGACCGCTGCGGCGACCGCGCCGAGGTGCGCGCGGGCAGCGCGGCTCAGACCGGCTGCGCGGACGAGATCGCGGACGTCGTGCTGACCGTGAACAACGTCCAGCTCTGGGACGACCGTACGGCGAGCTTCGCCGAGTTGTTCCGGGTGCTGCGGCCAGGCGGACGGCTGCTGCTCTCGGCGCACGAGAAATGGCTTCCGGTGACCCGGCACGAACTCGCCGGCGAAGCCGCCGCGGCGGGATTCACCGACCTGCAGACCTGGACCTGGGACCCGCCCGGGTTCGCCCCGCTCGCCGCCCAGCTCCGGGCCGTGAAACCGAGCTAG
- the lepA gene encoding translation elongation factor 4, with amino-acid sequence MTAPKTFADTTFTPPELIRNFCIIAHIDHGKSTLADRMLQLTGVVEERAMRAQYLDRMDIERERGITIKAQNVRLPWKIKDGQGGEQDYVLHMIDTPGHVDFTYEVSRALEACEGAILLVDAAQGIEAQTLANLYLALENNLQIIPVLNKIDLPSADPDKYAGEIAHIIGCEPDDVLRVSAKTGVGVGAVLDEVVKQVPAPVGDSEAPARAMIFDSVYDTYRGVVTYIRVVDGKITPREKIKMMSTGATHELLEVGIISPEPKASKGLGVGEVGYLITGVKDVRQSKVGDTVTAERNGAKEPLAGYREPKPMVYSGLYPVDGSDYPELREALEKLQLNDAALTYEPETSVALGFGFRCGFLGLLHLEITRDRLEREFGLDLISTAPNVVYRVVLEDRSEVIVTNPSDWPGGLKISEVHEPVSKVSILAPSEFVGTIMELCQAKRGNLLGMDYLSEDRVELRYTIPLAEIIFDFFDTLKSRTRGYASLDYEESGEQVADLVKVDILLQGETVDAFSAIVHKDAAYTYGNRMATRLRELIPRQQFEVPIQAAIGSRIIARETIRAIRKDVLAKCYGGDISRKRKLLEKQKEGKKRMKTVGRVEVPQEAFVAALSTEDNGKNKK; translated from the coding sequence GTGACAGCGCCCAAGACGTTCGCCGACACCACCTTCACGCCGCCGGAGTTGATCCGCAACTTCTGCATCATCGCCCACATCGACCACGGCAAGTCGACGCTGGCGGACCGGATGCTGCAGCTCACCGGCGTCGTCGAGGAGCGGGCCATGCGCGCGCAGTATCTCGACCGCATGGACATCGAGCGGGAACGCGGCATCACGATCAAGGCCCAGAACGTCCGGCTGCCGTGGAAGATCAAGGACGGCCAGGGCGGTGAACAAGATTATGTCCTGCACATGATCGACACCCCCGGCCACGTCGACTTCACCTACGAGGTGTCCCGCGCGCTCGAAGCGTGCGAAGGAGCGATCCTGCTGGTGGACGCCGCGCAGGGGATCGAGGCGCAGACCCTGGCCAACCTGTACCTGGCGCTGGAGAACAACCTCCAGATCATCCCGGTGCTGAACAAGATCGACCTGCCCTCGGCCGACCCGGACAAGTACGCGGGCGAGATCGCGCACATCATCGGCTGCGAGCCCGACGACGTGCTGCGGGTCTCGGCGAAGACCGGCGTCGGCGTCGGCGCGGTGCTCGACGAGGTCGTGAAGCAGGTTCCGGCTCCGGTCGGCGACTCGGAAGCGCCCGCGCGGGCGATGATCTTCGACTCGGTCTACGACACCTACCGCGGCGTGGTGACCTACATCCGCGTGGTGGACGGCAAGATCACGCCGCGCGAGAAGATCAAGATGATGTCCACCGGCGCCACGCACGAACTGCTGGAGGTCGGCATCATCTCGCCGGAACCGAAGGCCAGCAAGGGCCTCGGCGTCGGCGAGGTCGGCTACCTGATCACCGGTGTGAAGGACGTGCGGCAGTCGAAGGTCGGCGACACCGTCACGGCCGAGCGGAACGGCGCCAAGGAGCCCCTGGCGGGCTACCGCGAGCCGAAGCCGATGGTCTACTCCGGGCTGTACCCGGTGGACGGCTCGGACTACCCGGAACTGCGCGAGGCGCTGGAGAAGCTGCAGCTCAACGACGCCGCGCTGACCTATGAGCCGGAGACGTCGGTGGCGCTGGGCTTCGGCTTCCGCTGCGGCTTCCTCGGCCTGCTGCACCTGGAAATCACCCGGGACCGGCTGGAGCGCGAGTTCGGGCTGGACCTGATCTCGACCGCGCCGAACGTGGTGTACCGCGTGGTGCTGGAGGACCGCAGCGAGGTTATCGTCACGAACCCGTCGGACTGGCCGGGCGGGCTCAAGATCTCCGAGGTGCACGAGCCGGTTTCGAAGGTGAGCATCCTCGCGCCGTCGGAGTTCGTGGGCACGATCATGGAGCTGTGCCAGGCGAAACGCGGCAACCTGCTGGGCATGGACTACCTGTCCGAGGACCGCGTGGAGCTGCGGTACACGATTCCGCTGGCGGAGATCATCTTCGACTTCTTCGACACGCTGAAGTCGCGCACCCGCGGTTACGCGTCGCTCGACTACGAGGAATCGGGCGAGCAGGTGGCCGATCTGGTGAAGGTCGACATTTTGCTGCAGGGCGAGACGGTGGACGCGTTCTCCGCGATCGTGCACAAGGACGCTGCCTACACGTATGGAAACCGCATGGCGACCCGCCTGCGCGAGCTGATTCCGCGGCAGCAGTTCGAGGTGCCGATCCAGGCGGCGATCGGTTCGCGGATCATCGCGCGCGAAACGATCCGCGCCATCCGCAAGGACGTGCTGGCCAAATGCTACGGCGGCGACATCTCGCGGAAGCGGAAACTGCTGGAGAAGCAGAAGGAAGGCAAGAAGCGGATGAAGACCGTCGGCCGGGTGGAGGTGCCGCAGGAAGCGTTCGTCGCGGCACTGTCCACTGAGGACAACGGGAAGAACAAGAAGTAG